A genomic stretch from Halorhodospira halophila SL1 includes:
- the aat gene encoding leucyl/phenylalanyl-tRNA--protein transferase: MRRLRWLNEHVPDEPFPAADQALADPNGLLAVGGDLSPERLMSAYRNGIFPWYGEGQPILWWSPDPRGVFLPGDFRISRSLRRRLNQTRMQVTLDTEFEAVVAGCAAPRPDQDGTWITREMIAAYTELHLQGCAHSAEVWLDGELVGGVYGVALNGAFFGESMFSRMEDASKVGLTWLTAQLWRWGFALFDCQMSNPHLARLGVREIPRSEYLRRLEPALRAPHRPPPWTLEAELDPVSEHRHREGP; the protein is encoded by the coding sequence ATGCGGCGGCTACGCTGGCTCAATGAACACGTCCCGGACGAACCCTTCCCCGCTGCGGATCAGGCCCTGGCCGATCCCAACGGGTTGCTGGCGGTGGGCGGCGACCTCTCCCCCGAGCGGTTGATGAGCGCTTACCGCAACGGGATCTTCCCCTGGTACGGCGAGGGACAGCCGATCCTCTGGTGGAGCCCCGACCCCCGGGGTGTCTTCCTGCCTGGCGATTTCCGCATCAGCCGCAGCCTGCGGCGGCGCCTCAACCAGACCCGCATGCAGGTGACCCTGGATACCGAGTTCGAGGCCGTCGTGGCCGGCTGCGCCGCCCCCCGTCCCGATCAGGACGGCACCTGGATCACCCGAGAGATGATCGCCGCCTACACCGAGCTGCACCTGCAGGGATGCGCCCACTCCGCTGAGGTCTGGCTGGATGGGGAGTTGGTCGGCGGGGTCTACGGCGTCGCTCTCAACGGCGCGTTCTTCGGCGAGTCGATGTTCAGCCGCATGGAGGATGCCTCCAAGGTGGGCCTGACGTGGCTCACGGCACAGTTGTGGCGCTGGGGCTTTGCACTATTCGACTGCCAGATGAGCAACCCCCACCTGGCCCGCCTGGGCGTCCGCGAGATCCCGCGCAGCGAATACCTGAGGCGCCTGGAGCCGGCACTGCGGGCGCCGCACCGCCCACCACCGTGGACGCTGGAGGCCGAGCTCGACCCCGTCTCTGAACACCGCCATCGGGAGGGGCCGTGA
- a CDS encoding DNA translocase FtsK, with protein sequence MIPPGSGVVQSSAGRLAAAAVVTDNDGLIPAKSKRSVAEPEEQRGDEPFLGHQLQRRLREAAMVLLGGVAAFMLLALWSYDADDPSWSRVTAVADVDNFGGIAGAWFADIALVLFGYLAFLVPLFMGWAAYRVFRMLDEPGFDPLALTVRSVGLLLALLAGAALASLHFEGEALPLGAGGLLGELSAGELESWLGFVGASLMAGALFLAALTLATGFSWLALSEWVGRWTLAFARWLRHVIYRLFVGGALRGLGGLRALRRRAAERRDERTAARQEQAATPRIAPPADQEEGGAVRKAIRLLPRSRSEGPPEQVIDPPPVQRESAATEKPRRPRKAERKRSQSAGGGGSPVPPVELLDEPPTGKGGYSREALATMSQQVEERLRDFGVEVQVETVQPGPVITRFEVLPAAGVKVSQISNLAKDLARAMSVRSVRVVEVIPGKSTVGLEIPNEQRDVIALSEIIRSQEYGRMKSALTVALGKDIGGNPVTADLAKMPHLLVAGTTGSGKSVGINAMILSLLYRNTPEQTRLIMVDPKMLELSVYDGIPHLLAPVVTDMNDAANALRWCVAEMERRYRLMAALGVRNVTGFNDKVRAAREAGEPLLDPLFDAGDPNEQTLDSDTPQAPELEELPFIVVVVDELADMMMIVGKKVEELIARLAQKARAAGIHLILATQRPSVDVITGLIKANIPTRMAYQVSSKVDSRTILDQQGAEALLGHGDMLYVPPGSGMPQRVHGAFVSDAEVHRVVEHLKAVAEPEYLDEVLQDASESAPIPGLPGEGSGSSGGGGGESDPLYDDAVRIVTETRRASISGVQRRLKIGYNRAARLVEEMESAGVVGPLQSNGGREVLAPPPPDA encoded by the coding sequence ATGATACCGCCCGGCTCCGGCGTCGTGCAGTCGTCGGCCGGGCGACTTGCCGCTGCCGCGGTGGTCACTGACAATGATGGATTGATTCCTGCAAAGAGTAAGCGATCCGTGGCGGAGCCGGAAGAACAACGCGGGGACGAACCGTTTCTCGGCCATCAACTGCAGCGTCGCCTGCGCGAGGCGGCCATGGTGCTGCTCGGCGGCGTGGCCGCCTTCATGCTTCTGGCCCTGTGGAGTTACGACGCCGACGACCCGAGTTGGAGCCGCGTGACCGCGGTGGCCGATGTCGATAACTTCGGCGGGATCGCTGGTGCCTGGTTCGCCGATATCGCGCTGGTGCTGTTCGGTTATCTGGCCTTCCTGGTGCCCCTGTTCATGGGGTGGGCCGCCTACCGTGTGTTCCGCATGCTGGATGAGCCCGGGTTTGACCCGCTGGCACTGACCGTCCGCTCGGTGGGGCTTCTCCTGGCGCTCTTGGCCGGTGCTGCGCTGGCCAGCCTGCACTTCGAGGGCGAGGCGCTGCCCTTAGGGGCGGGCGGGTTGCTCGGTGAGCTGAGTGCCGGCGAGTTGGAGAGCTGGTTGGGGTTCGTGGGGGCGTCGCTGATGGCCGGTGCCCTGTTCCTCGCGGCGCTGACCCTGGCTACCGGTTTCTCCTGGCTCGCCCTGTCCGAGTGGGTGGGGCGCTGGACGCTGGCGTTCGCGCGGTGGTTACGGCATGTCATCTATCGGCTCTTCGTCGGCGGCGCTCTCCGCGGCCTGGGTGGTCTGCGCGCACTGCGCCGGCGGGCGGCCGAGCGGCGCGATGAGCGGACGGCCGCCCGCCAGGAGCAAGCGGCGACACCGCGCATTGCGCCGCCTGCGGACCAGGAAGAGGGTGGGGCGGTACGCAAGGCGATCCGGCTGCTCCCTCGCTCCCGCAGCGAGGGGCCGCCGGAACAGGTCATCGACCCACCGCCGGTGCAGCGCGAATCGGCCGCCACGGAGAAACCCCGCCGGCCTCGCAAGGCGGAGCGCAAACGCAGTCAATCCGCCGGTGGGGGTGGCTCGCCGGTGCCGCCCGTGGAGCTGCTTGACGAGCCACCGACCGGCAAGGGGGGCTACAGCCGGGAGGCGCTGGCGACCATGTCGCAACAGGTTGAGGAGCGGCTGCGCGACTTCGGCGTCGAGGTCCAGGTGGAGACCGTACAGCCCGGGCCGGTGATCACCCGCTTCGAGGTTTTGCCGGCTGCCGGCGTGAAGGTCAGCCAGATCTCCAACCTGGCCAAGGACCTGGCGCGGGCCATGTCCGTGCGTTCAGTCCGCGTGGTCGAGGTCATCCCCGGTAAGTCCACCGTGGGGCTGGAGATCCCCAACGAGCAGCGGGACGTCATCGCGCTCTCGGAGATCATCCGCTCCCAGGAGTACGGGCGCATGAAGTCGGCGCTAACGGTGGCGCTGGGCAAGGACATCGGTGGCAATCCGGTAACGGCCGATCTGGCCAAGATGCCGCACCTGCTCGTGGCCGGCACCACCGGGTCCGGAAAATCGGTGGGGATCAACGCCATGATCCTCTCACTGCTCTACCGCAACACGCCGGAGCAGACCCGACTGATCATGGTCGACCCGAAGATGCTGGAGCTCTCCGTCTACGACGGCATCCCGCATCTCCTCGCGCCGGTGGTCACCGACATGAATGATGCCGCCAACGCCTTGCGCTGGTGCGTGGCCGAGATGGAACGGCGCTACCGCCTGATGGCGGCGCTCGGGGTGCGCAACGTCACCGGTTTCAACGACAAGGTGCGTGCGGCGCGTGAGGCCGGCGAGCCGCTGCTCGATCCGCTGTTCGATGCCGGCGATCCCAACGAGCAGACATTGGATAGTGACACCCCGCAGGCCCCGGAGCTCGAGGAGCTTCCGTTCATTGTGGTGGTGGTGGACGAGTTGGCCGACATGATGATGATCGTCGGCAAGAAGGTCGAGGAACTCATCGCGCGGCTCGCGCAGAAGGCTCGGGCCGCAGGCATCCATCTGATCCTAGCGACCCAGCGCCCGTCGGTGGATGTGATCACCGGCCTGATCAAGGCCAACATCCCGACCCGGATGGCCTATCAGGTTTCTTCCAAGGTCGATTCGCGCACCATCCTCGATCAGCAAGGTGCCGAGGCCTTGCTCGGCCACGGCGACATGCTCTACGTACCGCCGGGGAGCGGGATGCCCCAGCGCGTGCACGGCGCCTTTGTCTCCGACGCCGAGGTGCATCGGGTGGTGGAGCATCTCAAGGCGGTGGCCGAACCGGAATACCTGGACGAGGTGCTTCAGGACGCCAGCGAGTCGGCACCCATCCCCGGCCTGCCCGGCGAGGGGAGCGGCAGCAGTGGCGGGGGCGGTGGGGAGAGCGACCCGCTCTACGATGACGCTGTGCGTATCGTCACCGAGACGCGTCGGGCCTCCATCTCTGGCGTGCAGCGGCGGTTGAAGATCGGCTACAACCGCGCCGCGCGACTGGTCGAGGAGATGGAGTCCGCCGGGGTGGTCGGTCCGCTGCAATCCAATGGCGGTCGCGAAGTCCTGGCGCCGCCGCCCCCGGACGCCTAA